In a single window of the Magnolia sinica isolate HGM2019 chromosome 7, MsV1, whole genome shotgun sequence genome:
- the LOC131251238 gene encoding phosphatidylinositol 4-phosphate 5-kinase 6-like isoform X1, translating to MPKTRKSQSAKKLVGGIFSTMSVAHVDDDDDDGCVCRADHLLSNGDLYTGEWADGVPHGAGKYIWTDGCMYEGEWSHGNITGRGKFSWPSGATYEGQFRSGFMHGLGAYTGSMGDTYCGSWAMNSKHGEGRKCYANGDCYEGEWRCGSQDGRGKYVWLNGNVYDGEWKNGRMCGDGSMLWTNGNRYVGSWEDGLPKGEGRFSWASGSFYMGNWSKDPNEQNGTYYPAGGAADVGNLDWDPREVFSIDLNNCSICSGEKVSILPSQKRLNCGSRQRRKKTDIENCKNDCGLLERGFDRICIWEMDGDITCDIVVGSSVAGREDEFLDLRFDNCDSRGEQTPLNWQVKEKRKQGETISKGHKNYELMLSLQLGIRYSVGKPAPTTSLDLKLSAFDPKEKAWTKFPPHGTKHTPPHQSCEFRWKDYCPLVFRTLRKLFKIDAADYMISICGNDALRELSSPGKSGSFFYLTHDDRYMVKTMKKSEVKVLLRMLPAYYNHVQAFENTLVTKFLGLHCVKLTGAAQKKVCFVIMENLFCSEYTIHRRFDLKGSSHGRMTVKPEAEIDENTTLKDLDLNFIFRLQKTWIQELHRQLDRDCDFLEHERIMDYSLLVGLHFRESSFSLDPSISGIRTASGKGKSEEASGATPRLCRVDMYQLLHEPTRWATIRLGVNMPARVEQMVRSNDCDAQLIGKPTGEFCDAVLFFGIIDILQHYDISKKLEHAYKSIQHDPTSISAVDPKQYSKRFRDFIYKVFVEDT from the exons GAGGGCGAGTGGTCCCACGGTAATATCACCGGCCGCGGCAAGTTTTCGTGGCCGTCAGGCGCCACGTATGAGGGCCAGTTCAGGTCCGGCTTCATGCACGGGCTGGGTGCCTACACAGGCTCCATGGGCGACACGTACTGTGGCTCCTGGGCCATGAATTCCAAGCACGGGGAAGGGCGGAAGTGCTACGCCAATGGGGATTGCTACGAAGGGGAGTGGCGGTGTGGGTCCCAGGACGGGCGCGGCAAGTACGTTTGGTTGAATGGAAATGTGTATGATGGGGAGTGGAAGAACGGTCGGATGTGTGGGGACGGGTCGATGCTGTGGACCAATGGGAACCGGTATGTGGGGTCGTGGGAGGACGGGCTGCCGAAGGGGGAAGGACGGTTTTCATGGGCTAGTGGGAGCTTCTACATGGGTAATTGGAGTAAGGACCCGAACGAGCAGAACGGGACTTATTATCCAGCCGGTGGGGCCGCCGATGTGGGGAATTTGGATTGGGACCCAAGGGAGGTTTTCTCGATCGATTTGAATAATTGCAGTATCTGCTCAGGGGAGAAGGTGTCGATTCTCCCGTCACAGAAGAGACTGAATTGTGGCAGTAGGCAGCGGAGGAAGAAGACTGATATTGAAAATTGTAAGAATGACTGTGGATTGCTGGAGAGGGGCTTTGATAGGATTTGCATTTGGGAGATGGATGGGGACATTACTTGTGATATTGTGGTTGGGAGCTCGGTTGCTGGCCGGGAGGATGAATTCTTGGACCTAAGATTCGATAACTGTGATTCGAGGGGGGAGCAGACCCCACTGAATTGGCAGGTGAAGGAGAAAAGGAAGCAGGGGGAGACCATCTCGAAAGGGCATAAGAACTATGAGCTCATGCTCAGTTTGCAGCTTGGGATTAG GTATTCTGTAGGAAAACCTGCTCCGACTACatcccttgatttgaaattgtcAGCCTTTGATCCGAAGGAAAAGGCATGGACAAAGTTCCCTCCACACGGAACTAAACATACTCCACCACACCAGTCTTGTGAGTTCAGATGGAAGGACTACTGCCCGTTGGTCTTCAG GACCCTTCGCAAGCTTTTCAAGATTGATGCAGCTGATTATATGATATCCATATGTGGAAATGATGCACTTCGGGAGCTCTCCTCTCCTGGGAAAAGTGGAAGCTTCTTTTACTTGACCCATGATGACCGCTACATGGTAAAGACAATGAAGAAATCAGAAGTAAAG GTGCTTCTGAGGATGCTTCCAGCCTATTATAATCACGTCCAGGCCTTTGAGAATACTTTAGTTACCAAGTTTTTGGGACTGCACTGTGTAAAATTAACTGGGGCTGCGCAGAAGAAG GTCTGCTTTGTCATAATGGAGAATTTGTTCTGCTCTGAGTATACCATCCACAGGCGCTTTGACTTGAAGGGGTCTTCCCATGGCCGCATGACGGTTAAGCCTGAGGCGGAGATTGATGAAAACACAACTCTCAAGGATCTTgatcttaattttatatttagaCTGCAGAAAACTTGGATCCAAGAGCTTCACAG GCAATTGGATCGGGACTGTGATTTTCTTGAACATGAGAGAATTATGGATTACAGTCTTTTGGTTGGTCTGCATTTCAGAGAATCATCATTCTCCTTGGATCCGTCCATCTCGGGAATTCGAACTGCCAGTG GAAAAGGCAAGTCTGAAGAAGCTAGTGGTGCAACTCCTCGTCTTTGTAGAGTAGACATGTATCAGCTTCTTCATGAACCCACCCG gtgggccaccatcagacTGGGGGTGAACATGCCAGCTAGGGTGGAACAGATGGTAAGAAGTAACGATTGTGATGCCCAGCTGATTGGCAAACCAACAGGGGAGTTCTGTGATGCTGTCTTGTTCTTTGGCATCATTGACATACTCCAACACTATGATATCAGCAAGAAGCTCGAACATGCATACAAGTCTATCCAACATGATCCAACCTCAATATCAGCAGTTGATCCAAAGCAATACTCGAAGCGTTTTCGCGATTTTATATACAAAGTTTTTGTGGAAGACACTTGA